Proteins from one Rhizobium bangladeshense genomic window:
- a CDS encoding DUF4112 domain-containing protein gives MPVSNTTRYPTSAELVRIRRAAAVARLMDTAVRLPFGVRIGADSVLGLIPAVGDVAGSLIGLFIIDEARRLGLPAHKLARMAVNLGVDAACGTVPLVGDLFDVYFKSHRRNVGIILEHFGISEDELNRHI, from the coding sequence ATGCCAGTTTCCAATACAACGAGATACCCCACCTCTGCTGAACTCGTCAGAATTCGCCGCGCTGCCGCCGTCGCTCGGCTTATGGATACCGCGGTCAGGTTGCCTTTCGGCGTAAGAATCGGCGCAGACTCGGTTCTCGGCCTCATCCCGGCCGTCGGCGACGTTGCCGGTTCCCTTATCGGCCTTTTCATCATCGACGAAGCGAGGCGTCTCGGCCTTCCCGCCCATAAGCTCGCCCGCATGGCGGTCAATCTCGGCGTCGACGCCGCCTGCGGCACGGTTCCGCTGGTCGGCGATCTGTTCGACGTCTATTTCAAGTCTCACCGCCGGAACGTCGGCATCATCCTCGAGCATTTCGGCATCAGCGAGGACGAGCTGAACCGGCATATCTGA
- a CDS encoding alcohol dehydrogenase family protein, with protein sequence MTIPEKMAAVLLTGHGGLEKLVYDRDVPVPKPAQGEVLIRVTACGMNNTDVWVREGAYGTEDDPSAVSTWRRQGNTLTFPRIQGTDTVGHIVGVGAGVEPGRIGERVMVDFSIYNRDDDSLADIDYMGHGRDGGYAEYMALPAENAHVVATDLSEVELATFCCAYLTGERMLERARLVAGERVLVTGASGGVGSAIIQLARARGAIPIAVAGPGKEAAMIDVGAEAVVTRGKGDLVEAVHSAGRGQPIDVVADLVGGPLFNDLLKVLRPEGRYTTAGAIAGPVVQLDLRTMYLKQLELHGSSQGSRADFRRLIGYIESRKIRPLVGGVYPLSDFHRAQTEFMAKNFVGKLVVVPDEG encoded by the coding sequence ATGACGATCCCGGAAAAGATGGCGGCGGTATTGCTCACCGGCCATGGCGGCTTGGAAAAGCTCGTCTACGACAGGGACGTCCCGGTCCCGAAGCCAGCGCAGGGCGAGGTGCTGATCCGTGTCACGGCCTGCGGCATGAACAATACCGATGTCTGGGTGCGCGAAGGAGCCTACGGTACAGAGGACGACCCTTCCGCTGTCTCCACCTGGCGCAGGCAAGGCAATACGCTGACATTCCCTCGCATCCAGGGCACCGATACCGTCGGCCATATCGTCGGCGTCGGCGCGGGCGTTGAGCCCGGACGCATCGGCGAACGCGTCATGGTCGACTTCTCGATCTATAATCGCGACGACGACAGTCTTGCCGACATCGATTACATGGGCCACGGGCGGGATGGGGGCTACGCCGAATATATGGCTCTTCCGGCCGAGAATGCCCATGTCGTGGCGACCGATCTGAGCGAGGTCGAGCTCGCCACCTTCTGCTGCGCCTATCTCACAGGCGAACGGATGCTGGAGCGGGCAAGGCTTGTCGCCGGCGAGCGCGTTCTCGTCACCGGCGCCTCGGGCGGCGTCGGTTCAGCGATCATCCAGCTCGCCCGCGCTCGCGGCGCCATCCCGATCGCGGTCGCAGGTCCCGGCAAGGAGGCGGCAATGATCGATGTAGGCGCGGAAGCGGTTGTGACCCGGGGCAAGGGCGATCTTGTCGAAGCCGTCCATTCCGCAGGTCGTGGCCAGCCGATCGACGTCGTCGCCGATCTGGTCGGCGGACCGCTGTTCAACGATCTTCTGAAGGTTCTGCGTCCGGAAGGCCGCTATACCACGGCCGGGGCCATCGCCGGCCCCGTCGTCCAGCTGGATCTGCGGACCATGTATCTGAAGCAGCTCGAGCTGCACGGATCGAGCCAGGGGAGCCGCGCCGATTTCCGCCGGCTCATCGGCTATATCGAGAGCCGCAAAATCCGACCTCTCGTCGGCGGCGTTTATCCGCTGTCGGATTTCCACCGGGCACAGACCGAATTCATGGCGAAGAATTTCGTAGGCAAACTGGTCGTTGTACCCGACGAGGGATGA
- a CDS encoding aspartate aminotransferase family protein has product MLDKSNELTAWDRDHFFHPSTHMGTHARGETPTRVVAGGEGVYITDTSGRKSLDAFAGLYCVNVGYGRQEIADAIAEQAKNLAYYHAYVGHGTEASITLAKMIIDRAPAGMSRVYFGLSGSDANETNIKLIWYFNNILGRPEKKKIISRWRGYHGSGVMTGSLTGLALFHNAFDLPRAPILHTEAPYYFRRPDRSMSEEQFSQYCADRLEEMILTEGPDTIAAFVGEPILGTGGIVPPPKGYWQKIQAVLDKYDVLLLADEVVTGFGRLGTMFGSDHYGMKPDLITIAKGLTSAYAPLSGTIVSTKMWQVLVQGSDQLGAIGHGWTYSAHPICAAAGIANLELIDELGIVENAGKTGSYFRSQLQEAVGSHRNVGEVRGDGLMAAIEFVEDRDDRKFFDAGRKIGPQVASALLDRGVIGRAMPQGDILGFAPPLCLTREEADVVVKAAADAIKSVFKTI; this is encoded by the coding sequence ATGCTCGACAAAAGCAACGAACTCACCGCCTGGGACCGCGACCACTTTTTTCATCCCTCGACCCACATGGGCACGCACGCCCGCGGTGAGACACCGACGCGCGTCGTCGCCGGGGGCGAAGGCGTCTACATCACAGACACGAGCGGCCGCAAAAGCCTCGACGCCTTTGCCGGACTTTATTGCGTCAATGTCGGCTACGGCCGCCAGGAGATCGCTGACGCTATTGCGGAACAGGCGAAGAACCTCGCCTATTACCATGCCTATGTCGGCCACGGCACGGAAGCGTCGATTACGCTTGCGAAAATGATTATCGACCGCGCACCCGCCGGCATGAGCCGCGTCTATTTCGGCCTCTCCGGCTCGGACGCCAACGAGACCAACATCAAGCTGATCTGGTACTTCAACAACATTCTCGGCCGGCCGGAAAAGAAGAAGATCATCTCGCGCTGGCGCGGTTATCACGGCTCCGGCGTCATGACCGGCAGCCTCACCGGTCTTGCGCTTTTTCACAATGCCTTCGATCTGCCGCGCGCCCCGATCCTCCACACCGAAGCGCCCTATTATTTCCGCCGGCCCGATCGGTCGATGAGTGAGGAGCAATTCTCGCAATATTGCGCCGACAGACTGGAGGAGATGATTCTAACCGAGGGGCCAGATACCATCGCCGCCTTCGTTGGCGAACCGATCCTCGGCACCGGCGGCATCGTTCCGCCCCCTAAAGGCTATTGGCAGAAAATCCAGGCAGTGCTCGACAAATACGACGTCCTGCTTCTCGCCGACGAGGTCGTCACCGGCTTCGGCCGTCTGGGCACGATGTTCGGTTCGGATCACTACGGCATGAAGCCGGACCTGATCACCATCGCCAAAGGCCTCACCTCAGCCTATGCTCCGCTTTCCGGCACTATCGTCTCGACCAAGATGTGGCAGGTGCTGGTGCAGGGCTCCGATCAGCTTGGCGCAATCGGTCATGGCTGGACCTATTCCGCCCACCCGATCTGCGCCGCCGCGGGCATCGCCAATCTGGAACTGATCGACGAACTCGGCATCGTCGAAAATGCCGGCAAGACCGGCAGTTATTTCCGGTCGCAACTGCAAGAGGCGGTTGGCAGCCATCGCAACGTCGGCGAAGTCCGCGGTGATGGGCTGATGGCGGCAATCGAATTCGTCGAGGACAGGGACGACCGAAAATTCTTCGATGCCGGCCGCAAAATCGGTCCGCAGGTCGCTTCCGCCCTTCTCGACCGCGGCGTCATCGGCCGCGCCATGCCGCAGGGCGATATTCTCGGCTTCGCTCCACCGCTCTGCCTCACCCGCGAAGAAGCAGACGTCGTCGTCAAGGCGGCAGCGGACGCCATTAAAAGTGTTTTCAAAACCATCTGA
- a CDS encoding NAD-dependent succinate-semialdehyde dehydrogenase, producing MTAVFARAAYHDALSRFADRHLLRDLAYVGGRWIAGETGKSFAVTDPASSARLAWVASLGAEETAMAIDAASGAFAEWRAMLPQHRAAILRRWHALMLAAKEDLALIMTLEQGKPLAEARGEIDYAASFIEWYAEEGKRLNVESVTSHLAGAEMIVRREPLGVIGVVTPWNFPSAMLTRKAAAALAAGCTVVAHPSSETPLSALALAELGERAGIPAGVFNVVTGHAATIVGQMCSDSRLRAMSFTGSTEVGRLIAAQCAPTMKRLVMELGGHAPLIVFDDADIEKAVDIAIDAKFATSGQDCLAANRIFVQRRISDAFAKAFAARIGELKVGAGIEGGSEIGPLMHERAVGKVEDQVADALARGARLVVGGSRHEAGPLFYQPTLLTDVPADALIMREETFGPVAALATFGTEEEVVGRANDTEYGLVAYVVTENGARQMRLGRALEYGMVAINRVKITGGPIPFGGWKQSGLGREGSRHGLEAFTELKYLCIDTAA from the coding sequence ATGACCGCCGTTTTTGCCCGCGCCGCCTATCATGATGCGTTGTCGCGGTTCGCCGACCGTCATCTCCTGCGCGATCTCGCCTATGTCGGCGGGCGCTGGATTGCCGGAGAGACAGGCAAGAGTTTCGCCGTGACCGATCCGGCCTCATCGGCAAGGCTGGCCTGGGTTGCAAGCCTCGGTGCGGAGGAGACGGCAATGGCGATCGATGCGGCATCAGGGGCCTTTGCGGAGTGGCGCGCGATGCTGCCGCAGCACCGCGCAGCGATCCTGCGGAGATGGCACGCGCTGATGCTCGCCGCGAAAGAAGATCTGGCGCTGATCATGACGCTCGAACAGGGCAAGCCGCTTGCCGAAGCGCGTGGTGAGATCGACTACGCCGCCTCCTTCATCGAGTGGTATGCCGAAGAAGGCAAACGCCTGAACGTCGAAAGCGTCACCAGCCATCTGGCGGGTGCGGAAATGATCGTCCGGCGCGAGCCGCTCGGAGTTATCGGCGTCGTTACGCCGTGGAATTTCCCTTCTGCCATGCTCACCCGCAAGGCGGCCGCAGCACTTGCCGCCGGCTGCACGGTCGTCGCCCACCCCTCCTCGGAAACACCGCTTTCGGCCCTCGCGCTTGCCGAGCTCGGCGAGAGGGCCGGCATTCCCGCCGGCGTCTTCAATGTGGTGACCGGCCATGCCGCGACGATCGTCGGACAGATGTGCAGCGACAGCCGTCTGCGCGCCATGAGCTTTACTGGTTCGACCGAGGTGGGCCGTCTGATCGCCGCCCAATGCGCGCCGACCATGAAACGGCTGGTAATGGAGCTCGGCGGCCACGCTCCACTGATTGTCTTCGACGATGCCGATATCGAAAAAGCAGTCGATATTGCCATCGACGCCAAATTTGCCACATCGGGCCAGGATTGCCTTGCCGCCAACCGCATCTTCGTCCAGCGGCGCATCTCCGATGCCTTCGCCAAGGCTTTTGCCGCTCGCATCGGCGAGCTGAAGGTCGGCGCAGGGATCGAGGGTGGAAGCGAGATCGGGCCGCTCATGCATGAACGCGCCGTTGGCAAGGTCGAGGACCAGGTCGCCGACGCCTTGGCGCGTGGCGCGCGGCTCGTTGTCGGCGGCAGCCGCCATGAGGCCGGCCCGCTCTTTTATCAGCCGACGCTTTTGACGGATGTGCCAGCGGATGCTCTGATCATGCGCGAGGAGACCTTCGGGCCTGTGGCGGCGCTTGCCACCTTCGGCACGGAAGAAGAGGTCGTCGGCCGTGCCAACGATACCGAATATGGCCTCGTTGCTTATGTCGTCACCGAGAATGGCGCGCGCCAGATGCGCCTCGGCCGCGCGCTGGAATATGGCATGGTGGCGATCAATCGCGTGAAGATCACCGGTGGCCCCATCCCATTCGGCGGCTGGAAGCAGTCCGGTCTCGGCCGTGAAGGCTCACGTCACGGGCTCGAGGCTTTCACCGAGCTCAAATATCTCTGCATCGACACTGCCGCCTGA
- a CDS encoding Lrp/AsnC family transcriptional regulator, with translation MKLDAIDLRILDAVQRDGRITKLALAEKAGLSPTPCWMRLRKLEKAGIITGYHARIAPRRIAPVASVMMELTLANHRQADFERFERAVVATPEIVACWSVGGGVDYILKILAADIDAYQRLVDGLLDRELGIDRYFTYIVTKTVKEDTVLPVSSFAAPGEEQSAS, from the coding sequence ATGAAGCTCGACGCCATAGACCTGCGCATTCTCGACGCCGTCCAGCGCGACGGCCGCATCACCAAGCTGGCGCTCGCCGAAAAGGCCGGGCTGTCGCCGACGCCGTGCTGGATGCGGTTGCGCAAGCTTGAAAAGGCGGGGATCATTACCGGCTACCATGCCCGGATCGCCCCGCGGCGCATCGCCCCGGTCGCCAGCGTGATGATGGAACTGACACTCGCCAATCATCGCCAGGCTGATTTCGAACGCTTCGAGCGCGCTGTTGTTGCAACCCCCGAGATCGTCGCCTGCTGGTCGGTCGGCGGCGGCGTCGATTATATTCTGAAGATTTTGGCTGCCGATATCGATGCCTATCAGCGGCTCGTCGACGGGCTTCTCGACCGTGAGCTCGGCATCGACCGCTACTTCACTTACATCGTCACAAAAACGGTAAAGGAGGACACCGTCCTTCCGGTTTCTTCCTTCGCCGCCCCCGGCGAAGAACAGAGCGCCTCGTAG
- a CDS encoding PLP-dependent aminotransferase family protein, producing MTNWRPDPSQLRRPAYLSLAEQIANAITDGKLSDGTQLPPHRKLADDLHLSVQTVSRAYDELNRRGLISGEIGRGSFVQTRPREPEPPYLPERLGEVIDLSILKPVCEQIHLEKMRQAFGWLSENLPSSSALSFRPNMVFPRHRVVATEWLARCGLEASPLNISVTNGATSGMTVALMSVAPPGSTLATEAISHHTLVPLSSYLGLHLQGLAIDEEGMIPEALDEACRTGPIRAIFLQPSVINPMAALMSAERRQALAAVAAKHDIAIIENDILGPMVEDRPPPMAAFAPERTLYVTSFTKITVPGLRIGYLVAPDRYVAAVANRHLVSSWMATPAMAEIASRWVSDGTAMELVNWQRRALVGRHAIAAEMLAGLSYRTHPQSLHVWLPLSGSHTEDGFVSQARLRGVAIAPGKSFHTTDHGWTPAVRISLGSTTEGELRTGLGIVASLAQGNPEELLLAI from the coding sequence ATGACAAATTGGCGCCCCGATCCCTCGCAACTCCGCCGGCCTGCCTATCTCTCGCTCGCCGAGCAGATCGCCAACGCGATTACCGACGGCAAGCTCTCCGATGGCACGCAATTGCCGCCGCATCGCAAGCTGGCGGATGATCTGCATCTTTCCGTGCAGACTGTGAGCCGCGCCTATGACGAGTTGAACCGCCGGGGGCTGATATCGGGCGAGATCGGGCGCGGCAGCTTCGTGCAGACGCGGCCGCGCGAGCCGGAACCGCCTTATCTGCCGGAACGGCTGGGCGAGGTGATCGATCTGTCGATCCTGAAGCCGGTCTGCGAGCAGATCCATCTGGAAAAAATGCGCCAGGCCTTCGGCTGGCTTTCCGAAAACCTGCCTTCCAGCTCGGCCCTGTCATTCCGGCCGAATATGGTGTTCCCGCGTCACCGCGTCGTCGCCACCGAATGGCTGGCGCGCTGCGGGCTCGAGGCGTCGCCGCTGAACATCAGCGTGACGAACGGGGCGACCTCGGGCATGACAGTGGCGCTGATGAGTGTCGCCCCACCCGGTTCGACCTTAGCGACCGAGGCGATCAGCCATCACACGCTAGTGCCGCTCTCCAGCTATCTCGGCCTGCACCTTCAGGGGCTGGCGATTGACGAGGAAGGTATGATCCCCGAGGCGCTTGACGAGGCCTGCCGGACAGGGCCGATCCGGGCTATTTTCCTGCAGCCTTCCGTGATCAATCCGATGGCGGCGCTGATGAGTGCCGAGCGCCGGCAGGCGCTCGCCGCCGTGGCAGCCAAGCATGACATAGCGATCATCGAAAACGATATTCTCGGGCCTATGGTCGAGGACCGCCCGCCGCCGATGGCCGCCTTCGCGCCGGAGCGCACGCTCTATGTCACGAGCTTCACGAAGATCACCGTTCCCGGCCTAAGGATCGGCTATCTCGTTGCGCCCGACCGCTATGTCGCCGCCGTCGCCAACCGGCATCTCGTTTCCAGCTGGATGGCCACACCTGCCATGGCCGAGATCGCCAGCCGCTGGGTCAGCGACGGCACGGCGATGGAACTCGTCAACTGGCAGCGCCGCGCCCTTGTCGGACGCCACGCGATCGCGGCGGAGATGCTGGCCGGCCTGTCCTATCGAACGCACCCGCAAAGCCTGCATGTATGGCTGCCGCTGTCCGGCAGCCATACAGAGGATGGTTTCGTGTCGCAGGCAAGGCTGCGCGGCGTGGCGATCGCGCCGGGCAAATCCTTCCACACCACCGATCACGGCTGGACGCCGGCGGTGCGCATCTCGCTCGGCTCGACGACGGAAGGCGAACTGCGGACAGGACTCGGGATCGTTGCCTCGCTGGCGCAGGGAAATCCGGAGGAACTGCTGCTTGCGATTTGA
- the ehuA gene encoding ectoine/hydroxyectoine ABC transporter ATP-binding protein EhuA, with amino-acid sequence MPAPIIRIDNIVKRYGPLTVLDGLSMNVMPGEKLALIGPSGSGKTTILRILMTLETISGGHIEVDGEQLYHMPGGSGLVAADERHLHRMREKIGMVFQHFNLFPHKCVLDNVTLAPMLTKGIKRPQAEKRAMELLDMVGLADKAKSVPAQLSGGQKQRVAIARALALSPKIMLFDEVTSALDPELVEEVLNVMRRLASETDMTMLLVTHEMGFAHDFADRVLFFDRGKIVEEGRPGDIFRNPTQERTQIFLRKIIAAGHRV; translated from the coding sequence ATGCCTGCGCCCATCATTCGCATCGACAACATCGTCAAGAGATACGGTCCGCTGACCGTGCTCGACGGCCTGTCGATGAATGTCATGCCGGGCGAGAAATTGGCGCTGATCGGGCCGTCCGGCTCCGGCAAGACGACGATCCTGCGCATCCTGATGACGCTGGAGACGATCAGCGGCGGCCACATCGAGGTCGACGGCGAGCAGCTCTACCACATGCCTGGTGGCAGCGGGCTGGTGGCGGCCGATGAGCGGCACCTGCATCGCATGCGGGAAAAGATCGGCATGGTCTTCCAGCACTTCAACCTGTTCCCGCATAAATGCGTCCTCGACAACGTCACGCTCGCGCCGATGCTGACCAAGGGCATTAAGCGGCCGCAGGCCGAGAAGCGGGCGATGGAGCTTCTGGATATGGTCGGCCTTGCCGACAAGGCGAAAAGCGTGCCGGCGCAGCTTTCCGGCGGGCAGAAGCAGCGCGTCGCCATTGCCAGGGCGCTGGCGCTGTCGCCGAAGATCATGCTGTTCGACGAGGTGACCTCGGCACTCGACCCGGAGCTGGTCGAGGAGGTGCTGAACGTCATGCGCCGCCTCGCCTCCGAGACTGACATGACGATGCTTCTCGTCACCCACGAAATGGGCTTCGCACATGACTTTGCCGACCGCGTGCTGTTCTTCGATCGCGGCAAGATAGTCGAGGAAGGCAGGCCCGGCGATATTTTCCGCAACCCGACGCAGGAGAGGACGCAGATCTTCCTGCGCAAGATCATCGCGGCAGGGCACCGCGTCTGA
- the ehuB gene encoding ectoine/hydroxyectoine ABC transporter substrate-binding protein EhuB — protein MKAGYLLSAVSLSVLLVTAGGQAYAADDKLEQLKEQGFARIAIANEPPFTAVGADGKVSGAAPDVARVIFEKLGVKEVVASISEYGAMIPGLQAGRHDAITAGLFMKPERCNAVAYSEPILCDAEAFALKKGNPLKLTSYKDIADNPNAKIGAPGGGTEEKLALEAGVPRDRVIVVPDGQSGIKMLQDGRIDVYSLPVLSIHDLIAKAKDPNLETVAPVVNAPVYCDGAAFRKQDVALRDAFDVELKKLKESGEFAKIIEPYGFSAKAAMSTSREKLCAAAK, from the coding sequence ATGAAAGCAGGATACCTTTTGAGCGCCGTCAGCCTGTCGGTGCTGCTGGTGACGGCCGGCGGGCAGGCTTACGCCGCCGACGACAAGCTCGAGCAGTTGAAGGAACAGGGCTTTGCCCGCATCGCCATCGCCAACGAGCCGCCGTTCACGGCCGTCGGCGCCGACGGCAAGGTTTCGGGTGCCGCGCCCGATGTGGCGCGGGTAATCTTCGAAAAGCTCGGAGTCAAGGAAGTGGTCGCCTCGATCTCGGAATACGGGGCGATGATTCCCGGCCTGCAGGCCGGCCGACACGACGCGATTACGGCAGGCCTCTTCATGAAGCCGGAACGCTGCAATGCCGTTGCCTATTCCGAACCGATCCTCTGCGACGCCGAAGCCTTTGCTCTCAAGAAGGGCAATCCGCTGAAGCTGACGAGCTACAAGGATATCGCCGACAATCCGAACGCCAAGATCGGCGCGCCGGGCGGCGGCACGGAAGAGAAGCTGGCGCTGGAAGCCGGCGTGCCGCGTGACCGCGTTATCGTGGTTCCGGATGGGCAGAGCGGCATCAAGATGCTGCAGGACGGCCGCATCGACGTCTATTCGCTGCCGGTCCTGTCGATCCACGATCTGATCGCGAAGGCGAAGGATCCGAATCTCGAAACCGTCGCCCCCGTCGTCAATGCGCCGGTCTATTGCGACGGCGCCGCTTTCCGCAAGCAGGATGTCGCGCTGCGTGACGCCTTCGACGTCGAGCTGAAGAAGCTAAAGGAATCGGGCGAATTCGCCAAGATCATCGAGCCCTATGGCTTCTCGGCCAAGGCGGCGATGTCGACGAGCCGCGAAAAGCTCTGCGCCGCAGCCAAGTAA
- the ehuC gene encoding ectoine/hydroxyectoine ABC transporter permease subunit EhuC, producing MSVWSGYLTLILQGALVTLELTIMGSALALVMAFLAGLGRLSRFFALRALATAYIEFFRGTSIFVQLFWVYFVLPFAGLTLTPLQAGVLALGLNVGAYGAEVVRGAVKAVGREQSEACIALNLSRYQRMRHVILPQALPLMLPTFCNNAIELLKGTAVVSLISLTDMTFQAQVVRAQTGNTLVPFAAILILYFLMASAISAAMRLLERRMTRGLDGMRT from the coding sequence ATGTCGGTGTGGTCCGGCTATCTGACGCTGATTCTTCAGGGCGCCCTGGTGACGCTCGAGCTAACGATCATGGGCTCGGCGCTGGCACTCGTCATGGCCTTCCTGGCCGGCCTCGGCCGCCTGTCGCGCTTCTTTGCCCTCCGGGCTCTGGCGACCGCCTATATCGAATTCTTTCGCGGCACCTCGATCTTCGTCCAGCTCTTCTGGGTCTATTTCGTGCTGCCCTTCGCGGGATTGACGTTGACGCCGCTGCAGGCGGGCGTGCTGGCTCTCGGTCTGAATGTCGGCGCTTACGGAGCGGAAGTGGTGCGTGGCGCCGTCAAGGCGGTCGGGCGCGAACAGTCGGAAGCCTGCATCGCGCTCAACCTGTCGCGCTACCAGCGCATGCGCCACGTCATCCTGCCGCAGGCGCTGCCGCTGATGCTGCCGACCTTCTGCAACAACGCGATCGAGCTCTTGAAGGGCACGGCCGTCGTGTCGCTGATCTCGCTGACGGACATGACCTTCCAGGCGCAGGTGGTGCGGGCGCAGACGGGCAATACGCTCGTGCCTTTTGCGGCGATCCTCATCCTCTATTTCCTCATGGCCTCCGCCATTTCGGCGGCGATGCGCCTGCTGGAGCGGCGGATGACACGCGGCCTCGACGGCATGAGGACCTGA
- the ehuD gene encoding ectoine/hydroxyectoine ABC transporter permease subunit EhuD — protein sequence MEWDWDFVWQIMPTLLEGFKITILATILGAAVAMVVGLALAIARRSPVAAISRAVGFVSEFIRGTPLLVQLYFIFYVLPDIGIRLSPLTAGVIGIGIHYATYTAEVYRAGIENVSRGQWEAAKATNLTTRQAWIHVILPQAIPPMIPALANYFIAMFKETPLLSAITVLELMNQAKSIANSNYRYIEPMTLVGIFFLVISLVSVVGLRRLEERYARMDD from the coding sequence ATGGAATGGGATTGGGATTTCGTCTGGCAGATCATGCCGACCCTTCTCGAAGGGTTTAAGATCACCATTCTTGCCACCATCCTCGGCGCTGCGGTCGCCATGGTCGTCGGGCTGGCGCTCGCCATCGCGCGGCGATCCCCGGTCGCCGCCATTTCCCGGGCGGTCGGCTTCGTCTCGGAATTCATTCGCGGGACGCCGCTGCTGGTACAGCTCTACTTCATCTTCTACGTGCTGCCCGATATCGGCATCCGGCTGTCACCGCTCACCGCCGGTGTCATCGGCATCGGCATTCACTACGCGACCTATACGGCGGAGGTCTATCGCGCCGGCATCGAGAACGTCTCGCGCGGACAATGGGAAGCGGCCAAGGCCACCAATCTGACGACGCGCCAGGCTTGGATCCACGTAATCTTGCCGCAGGCGATCCCGCCGATGATCCCGGCGCTCGCCAATTATTTCATCGCCATGTTCAAGGAAACGCCGCTGCTATCGGCGATCACCGTGCTCGAGTTGATGAACCAGGCCAAAAGCATCGCCAACAGCAACTATCGCTATATCGAACCGATGACGCTCGTCGGCATCTTCTTCCTCGTCATCAGCCTGGTCTCGGTCGTCGGATTGCGCAGGCTCGAGGAACGCTATGCTAGGATGGATGATTGA